Within the SAR202 cluster bacterium genome, the region GTGGCACAAGGTCCAGGTAGAGACCGGCCACATGACCACAGTCCTGCAGGAAAACCTCACGGGCATGCGCGTCGTCAAGGCGTTCGGCGGCCGCCAGTTTGAGCAGGCGAAGTTCAAGGACAAGTCCGTGATTGTGGCGGACGAGACCTACCACGCGAACGCGCTCCAGATTTCCCGCGGCGCGATTATGACGTTCGTCTATACGGGCGTCACAGGCGCGCTGCTTCTCGTCGGCGGCATGGAAGTGGCGGACGGGCGACTGACGCCGGGCGAGTTGGCAACCTTCCTCCTGATGACGAACCAGATCCTGAACCCTGTGCGCCAGCTTTCCGGCGTGATCACCAACGTATCCCGCACCATGGCAGCCGGTAACCGCGTTTTCGAGATACTGGACGCCATATCCCCAGTGGAAGAGAAGAAGAACGCCATCGTTCTGCCGCGCGCAAAAGGGAAGGTCAAGTTCGATCACGTCTCCCTCAGCTACGACGGCAAGGCGGCGGCGCTGGACGACATCGACTTCGAGGTGGAGCCTGGCCAGCTTGTGGCGATCCTCGGCGGCCCGGGCGCAGGCAAGAGCAGCCTGGTGCACCTGATCCCGCGCTTCTACGACGCGACGAAGGGCCGCATTACGGTGGACGGCACTGACATCAGGGACGTGACGCTGAACTCCCTGCGGACCAACGTCGGCATCGTTCAGCAGGACGTATTCATGTTCGCCGCTACAATCAAGGAGAATATCGCCTACGGCCTCGAAGGCGCGTCGATGGACGACATTGAAAGGGCATCGAAGATCGCCCAACTCCACAACTACATCATGACGCTCCCGCACGACTACGATACGTGGGTGGGTGAGCGCGGCATAACGCTCTCCGGCGGCCAGCGCCAGCGCCTGGCGATCGCGCGCACGGTCCTCCTGGACCCTCCCATCCTTGTGCTGGACGACTCCACCGCCAGCGTGGACGCGCATACCGAGGCGCTCATCCAGCAGGCGCTGGGCGAAGTGGTCAATGGGCGCACAACGTTCGTAATCGCCCACAGGCTCTCCAGCATCCGCCGCGCGAACCTGGTCCTGGTCCTGGAGCATGGCAAAATCGTCGAGCGAGGCACGCACCAGGAGCTGATGGCTCTGGGCGGCTTCTATCGCAAGATCTACGACCTCCAGTTCCGGCCGCAAGAAGAGAAGGCCGCCCAAAACCCCGCGGTCCATTAAGAGGCATACTCACAGATGTTCATCAAAGGGCGGACCCCCGTCCGTCTCGAATCAAAGCGGGGCATCAGGATCGAGGACGATACGGTCGGCGCAAAGATCGTCGACCGCAAGATCATCCTTCGCATGGGCAAGTACTTCAAGCCCCATTCGAAGCAGGTCTTGCTCATCCTCATCGGCATGATCGTCTACACGGCGACCGTCGTGGCCATGCCGAAGCTGATCGAGATCGTCATCAACGACTACATCACCACGCAGGACATGTCCGGCCTCTACTGGGCAGTCGCCGCGTTCGTGGGAATTGCCGCGGTCCAGATGGTCTCCGAAATGTTCCACCGCCGGCTGATGAACCGCGTCGGCCAGGACATCCTGATGGAGATGCGGGTGGACCTGTTCAACCACCTGCAGAAGCTCTCGATGTCTTACTTCGACAGGAACGAGGTCGGCAAGGTGATGTCGCGCGTGCAGAACGACGTGCGGCAGCTCCAGGAGCTCCTTGCGATCGCCGTCGTGACCCTCGCTGACGTGTTCAGCCTTGCCGGCATCGTCGCGATCATGCTCTACACAAACGCGAAGTTGTCCGTTCTGACGTTCCTGGTCATCCCGCCGCTCGCGGCTCTCATGGTATCGTGGCAGCGATTCGCCCGCCGGGCATACATGCGCGTGCGGCTGGCCGCTGCGGACGTCAACTCCGACCTGCAAGAGAACATTTCGGGCATCCGTGTAGTGCAAAGCCTCAACCGAGAGTCCGCGAACTTCCGCAGGTTCGGCGAGGCCAACCGCGAGAACTTCCGCGCCAACATGTACGCGCAGATGTATGCCGCGATGATCTCTCCGGCAATCGAAATACTCGCAGCCATATCGCTTGCAACGGTTATCGTAATCGGCGGCAGCCTGGCGATCAGCGGGACGGTAGAGGTCGGCGTCATCGTCGCGTTCGCCCTGTACATCCAGCGCTTCTTCGGCCCGGTGCAGAGCCTGTCCGGCCAGTACGCATCACTCCAGCGCGCAATGGTGGCCGGGGAGCGCATCTTCGAGCTCCTGGACACGAAGCCGGACGTAATGGAAAAGCCGGGCGCCCTGGAGCTTCCCAAGGTTAGGGGCGAGATTGTCTACGATCACGTAGAGTTCCACTACACACCGGACAGGCCTGTGCTGCGTGGCATAAACCTGCATATTCCTGCCGGGTACACCGTTGCGCTGGTCGGTCCTACAGGGGCGGGAAAGACAAGTATTATGTCGCTCCTGATGCGCCTTTATGACGTAACGAAGGGCCGCATCACGATCGACGGGCATGACGTACGCGACGTTTCGCTGGACAGCCTGGCGCACCAGATGAGCGTGGTGCCCCAGGAGCCGTATCTCTTCTCCGGGTCCACTCTCAAGGAGAACATCAGGTACTGCAGGACGTATGTAACGGACGAGGATATTGTTCGCTCCGCAAAGGCGGTTGGGGCGCACGATTTCATAATGAAGTTGGAGAAGGGCTACGACACGCCTCTGCAGGAGCGCGGCGGCAACCTGAGCACGGGCCAGCGCCAGCTAATCAGCTTCGCCCGCGCAATCGCAGCCAATCCGCAGATCCTGCTGCTGGACGAAGCGACGGCGAATATAGACACGCAGTCTGAGGTAATGATCCAGAAGGCCCTGGACGAGATGCTCAAGGACCGCACGGCTGTTATCATTGCTCACCGCCTGTCGACGATTCGCCATGCAGACCTGATCCTGGTCCTGGAACGCGGTCAGATTGTGGAGCGCGGCAAGCACGATGAGCTTATTGCGAAAGGCGGCCTCTACGCGAAGCTCAGCT harbors:
- a CDS encoding ABC transporter ATP-binding protein translates to MKILYRAAAYGFRHKLLITGSYASTFSATFLGLLTPLLLGSSIDSVIDSGVSSRLWLYGGAVLLVAFLRSMSTYAQSFLSEAVSQRAAFDIRNDFFRKLQHLSFGFYDKHQTGNLMSRATSDIENIRGWASGGLLQIFTITFTVISVSAILFTTNWKLTLVSLSVTPIVGRLFGKGMPKRLNDMWHKVQVETGHMTTVLQENLTGMRVVKAFGGRQFEQAKFKDKSVIVADETYHANALQISRGAIMTFVYTGVTGALLLVGGMEVADGRLTPGELATFLLMTNQILNPVRQLSGVITNVSRTMAAGNRVFEILDAISPVEEKKNAIVLPRAKGKVKFDHVSLSYDGKAAALDDIDFEVEPGQLVAILGGPGAGKSSLVHLIPRFYDATKGRITVDGTDIRDVTLNSLRTNVGIVQQDVFMFAATIKENIAYGLEGASMDDIERASKIAQLHNYIMTLPHDYDTWVGERGITLSGGQRQRLAIARTVLLDPPILVLDDSTASVDAHTEALIQQALGEVVNGRTTFVIAHRLSSIRRANLVLVLEHGKIVERGTHQELMALGGFYRKIYDLQFRPQEEKAAQNPAVH
- a CDS encoding ABC transporter ATP-binding protein; this encodes MFIKGRTPVRLESKRGIRIEDDTVGAKIVDRKIILRMGKYFKPHSKQVLLILIGMIVYTATVVAMPKLIEIVINDYITTQDMSGLYWAVAAFVGIAAVQMVSEMFHRRLMNRVGQDILMEMRVDLFNHLQKLSMSYFDRNEVGKVMSRVQNDVRQLQELLAIAVVTLADVFSLAGIVAIMLYTNAKLSVLTFLVIPPLAALMVSWQRFARRAYMRVRLAAADVNSDLQENISGIRVVQSLNRESANFRRFGEANRENFRANMYAQMYAAMISPAIEILAAISLATVIVIGGSLAISGTVEVGVIVAFALYIQRFFGPVQSLSGQYASLQRAMVAGERIFELLDTKPDVMEKPGALELPKVRGEIVYDHVEFHYTPDRPVLRGINLHIPAGYTVALVGPTGAGKTSIMSLLMRLYDVTKGRITIDGHDVRDVSLDSLAHQMSVVPQEPYLFSGSTLKENIRYCRTYVTDEDIVRSAKAVGAHDFIMKLEKGYDTPLQERGGNLSTGQRQLISFARAIAANPQILLLDEATANIDTQSEVMIQKALDEMLKDRTAVIIAHRLSTIRHADLILVLERGQIVERGKHDELIAKGGLYAKLSSYNMIGDEIEPSADGSENGNRGHT